CATAATTACTTATGTGGCCACCCATAAGCAAAGTCTTgctaaaaaatctaaacaaatcTAGACCTCTCAGTCTAAAACCATGCTAACAAAACCCATTTGACTGCAATTGTGACCTTGTTTGGTTTAAACTGTATCATTTTCATGTTCCAAAgaccattttcattttctagagAACTTAGTTAAAAATTGCTAACATTTCCAAAGCAATGCGGTCATACATtttaagattaaattttttttaatatgtgcaCATGTCAATAACATTCTCCTTTCTTAACATGTCACAATTTATGGAATCCCAATTTTAATTGCAAAAAGTCACACTCACTTCAATATCAAGTTTTTATTGAGAAGACCCGATGGCATAGTTCCTGACAACATATTGTTTTGCACATACCTGCAACCACCAGACGCATCAAGTATATAAGATCTTCAGCTCAAACAGAATGACAACACttacttaaaataaatgagAATGAATACAAATATGGAGTATTTCTTACGATCTAtcataacatatataatttCTAACGCATCAACTTAAGGTAAAGAATCTTTGAAATTGGAAGGCATTAAATAAACCAATATAGAAATTGTGATAACTTACAATTCCCTCAAATTTGGTAGGTTCATCAAAGAGGAGGGCAGCTCACCCGTCAACTGATTGTTCTCGAGATGTCTATACAAGGTAAAGATTGTGGTtagctaaatttttaattaaaacccatgataaagagaaaaatttatGATAGATTACATGATTTTCAAGTCTATGCATCCAGTAAAATCAGGTATAGGACCACTCAATGAATTATTATCAAGCCACCTGCAACCAAAAGACATATGGATTATGATGCTTCAAGGGTCATCGATACTAGTGGAACTAATCATGGAAACCAATTATGACCCTCCAGAAAAATGGAAATGTGGTACTAAACTTACAACTCAACTAAACCGGTCAACTTTGCAAAGTCTGAAGGGATATTCCCTGTCAAGTTCTTTCCAGACAAAGTACTGCCAAGCACCAGGGACAGAAAGTAATTGAGGTTAGATCAGTGACATCTGTATTCATCTATGTATGGGACTAACtttaaacaaagcaaaactgaTTAGGTATTGATGAGATAAAACCGCAAAAAGGCCTAAAAGTTTacattttatcaatttttggtTGTGGATCCGAGTTACACTGCACCCATGACCATGGAACTGGTAGACATGGGTCACCACCTTCTTGTGCCCAATCAGATGATGAGTAATATGAAACTATTTTTGCAATAGACGCTCCTGCAACTCATGGAAGTTCATGGTAAAGAACAATGCTCAAGAGCAAGAAAAAAACCATACAATGTATACTCAAGGAACCATTGTTATACTTACCATCTAAAGAACCATCATTTTTCTCCAGATACTTATTTATCTCCATAGCATTCAAAAGAGGCCCCCTTTTAGAATCAGATGTTTTTCCAAATCTAAAAGATAATACAAAGGGAAGGGATAAGTTGGTAAATCCAGGCTCATAAAGACGATATTTTCCCTGAGCATTCTCTTCGATATTGACTACAGGCTTGCTTACATCAGCATTGCCTGGAAGGACTAGTCTAAATTTTCTAGTCTCATCTGGATCCAGATCTTCAATTTCTGCAAAGTAGGTGACTGCCCATCCAAAACCAGGAAAACCATCCAAATTTAACCGGTAAGTTAATGACCCATTTGTGCCTTCTACAGCTGTCTGCATCACTTTTTGAGGTGGTACCTCTTTACTGTTTACATAAATTGGCTTTCGGGTTGACACCTTTTCAGTTCCAGCAGCAACATCAACAAGGTAATTTGCTTTCTTCAAAGAGTCTGACTCCCATATTCTATCAAAGGGGTCATCAGGATACCTAGAATAACAAAGATACAGTCATCAGATCTCATAATATggaaaaaacttcaaataataAATGTGTAGCTACTAACCCTCTCCTACCTCAAAATTCCCTTAATGGGGTGTTCAGCATCTATGTGCGTGACAATGGCTTTAGTATCTTAATGTTTTCTTCTCATACTGTTTCgtgtatattatttattttaaaatgcgTTCAGATAACCATGTATTCAAAATAGCAGGCTGTTAGGCACTTCTAACCAAATATTCTAAGCATACCTAACTTGAGCTTCGCTATCTGCACCAAAGTTTATCCTTGCAGAGACACTGAGGTAATACAGCTCCTCATAATCTGTGTAGTAAATTGAACCATTAAATTGTCGGAGCTCAAGAGTAGATATAAATGGCTGCCCAGTTGTAGCATTGGATAAGCACACACTGATTGTAGGACTTAAAGCCAGGAATATTAGCTCTCGGACCTCTATAGTACTAGCATCCGAAATGACTATTGTGGACCAGTAAGTCGCCCCAACGGAAATGTCAAATTTCGGATAAACGTTGTTGTTGTCAAAGTTACCATACAAGAATGTTGCTCTCAGAAGGTACCTAGACCTACTTATGACATTAAGCGTGTAACAATACTTCCTGGAATCTGCAGGGAAGTGTCTCAGGGTCCGGTATTGCCTGCGTGTCTCATTTGCAACAGATATACCAGCTGTTTCTCCATAAATCAGTTTAATGTCAGGAGTCCACTCGAGACCAATTTCGTCTGTGAAATTTTCTTTGCCTCCACAGTCAAAACTGACAAAACCTGAGTCAAAAGACAAAATCTGTTAGAAACATTAATGTAGAAGAAAAGTGATTCCAAACTCCTACATGAAGTTTTTACAAGAAAAGCTCTATGAGGAACTGTTATTCTCTAACAAATGTAATTATCACATGACAGGCAAAATCTGAAAGCCAATTCAGTGAGTATAAAAATCACCTAATTGGGACAACCTTATGCAATTATCAACAAAGATGTATTAAAAGAACAGAAATAGGAGCGGCATCAATGTTGTCTTGAAATAAATCTTgtatagcaaaaaaactcaTCTCTTGTAATAGTGGCAAACAAAGTTAACGCGcacacgcgcacacacacacacacatgtatatatatgcGCATTGCAAATTATTCTAAAGTTCAATGGAAATGGATTAGGATCTTAACTTATTGATTTACTTGATAATTAACAGGACTTGGACATATTCAACCACCCAAACCGGATTGATCAAACATTCAAACTTCCCACAACATTCCAAAAAAGTGACTCATAAATTCAATTCATAACCCACTTATAAGCATGCAGATTATTCATATCAACCTAAttggcaaaaaaattaataaaagatgtgatATTTTAATGCAATTCAAATCTTACAAGACTACCTAAAAAGGTCAAAGTTTTAGGTTGTTGTAGGTTATTAAGGAAACAATATTAATGTAATTACTACAGTACAGTTGATATGTTCTTGACTTTTGAGGGAGTTGTTTAAGCACAGGGTTTGAAGTGTTTACCTTTCAATTAAGACTTATTATGGTTTAAATTCCTTGTTTTCCATCATTTATTATATCCTCCACAAAAGTCAAAACGACGAAAAGTCACTGTTTTAGTGTTTTTCTTTGCTCTAAAATTTCCCagttcatcaattttttttttcgttttgtTGTTAGTTCCTTGGAGTAGGGCTGTAAAGATTGTAACTTTCCCTTCCAATTGTTCATTGCCATTAGTCACAGTCACACccaagtgaaaaaaatttcttaaaaaaaatttctttataattttaaaaaagaaaaaaaaaaaagacagataTCAAATTGACGGTTGAAGCAAGATTAGAATTCATGTACAGGGCAATAAAAAGATCAGAGTAATTcaaacccatttaaaaaaaaaaaaaaaaaaggatttttttttggttagaaatataCATAAGAGAAAGTTatagagagtgagagaaagagtaCCTGGCATCTGAGCTCTGGAGGCATCcaagagaagaagaatgaagaagaagaagaaagataatTGGAGAGGCTTAATCTCCATGATGGGTGTGAAAAAAAGCTAGCTAAACTAAGAGATTGATAACCATAGAAATggtgcaaaaagaaagagagcaaacaaaagCCACTCTGTGCTACAGATATAAAGTAACAAGGAAAATGGTAAAGCCAACTAATAATACAGAGTCActaacaatatttaaaaaaaaaaaatgaaaacagaattgattctttttttttgtttgtttttaagtAAAAGATTATAGAATGTATGTTGGTTTTGCTGGATAAGTGCGAGAGAgaacgtgtgtgtgtgtttgatcTTTGGAATTGAAAGAATGATTTGCCATTtggtgagagaaagagagagagagagagtgtgtgcgTTTGAGAGTGAGTAGTGAGTCTTGGTTTGGACTATGGTTGGGTCACAGTCACAGTAACAGGCAGTTTCATTTGGGAAAGAGTAGGGGTTGGCAAATGAGGGAGGACCCACAAAAGTGGTCGCTCTTGTGGCCTCGAAGTTAGTAGAGATTAATAATGTGTTTGCGAATGAGATTCGGATTATACTAATGTGGGCTACCACCACTAGTATTTGCACTGGCCGTTTACATCACATCACCACTTTCATTGTTtccttcatttctttcttttttttattagtcaTAATATTATAGGAGTAATATTTATACATAttaattttcattatatttttttaattgataagaaTTTCAATCTGTTTCGTAATTGAATTGTGTtggtttttattgattttgaatcttttgataagGTGAATAACTACTACTGTTTTATCCTCCACGCTCTTGTAGATATTTATGACTTTACAATACTGTTGGATTTTAgcttagggtatgtttggttgggatgaaaacagagaagatgaaagatagggaaaggaaaatagtgtagaaaattacatttttcactATTTGATTCAGgagaaaaaataagagagacaGAAAATGGAGAGGAAAATTTTTCCTCCAGGCCTacatttttttatcctcccaattTGGAAGAAAAATGGAGAGGAAAATGTGCTGAATGATGTACTTTACACAGATACCCTCactttatttatcttatttaaTGAGTGTAAATTTGCTGACCACATTTTTTTGCCCACTTTTTGTTCCCCAATTGCCCAGTTAAATTATTAGTGCAAGTTTTGACTTATAAAAGTTTTAGTGCAAGTTGATTTGCCCAGATAAATTATTAGTGCAAGTTTTGATTTATATAAATCCGTGCAAGTTTTAGTGCAAATTGATTTGCCCAATTGCCTAATTAAATTATTAGTGCAAGTTTTGATTTATAAGTTTTGCCCAGTTAAATTGCTTAGCTTATTCATCTCTTTGTTCATCTTATTTAATGAGTGTAAATTTGCTAACCACGTTTTTGTTGCCCAATTGTCCAGTTAAATTATTAGtgcaaattttgatatatataaatCAGTGCAAGTTGATTTGCCCAGTTGCCCAATTAAATTATTAGTGCAAGTTTTGATTTATAAGTTTTGCCCAGTTAAACTGCTTAGCTTATTTGTTGCCCACGTTATATTCACTAGTTGAATAGTGAATATAGGAATACCCTGGTTACAAAATATTTTGCCCAGTTAAATTTATATGTACactattgtaatttttacataataataataataataataatttatatatataatgtggtaaattttatattatttaataagtacaaataaatctatttcttacatattatgtaataagggtataatagtcaatttatataaactatattttctatcctcccacttttattttcaactaaataaaagagttttccactctttcacttttccacccctccaaccaaacacacgagtgaaaactaaatattttatatcctcccactttttcattCTCCTGTTAATTTTCTATCATTCCACTTTTCCATTCCTCCAGCCAAATGGACCCTTATATTAGTGTACATTTGAATTAGCTTACCACCAACTAATGTGGCATAGTGGTTGCCCCCTTCTTGCTGGTTGTGCCAAGTGTAGGTTCAAGTCCTCATACCCCACAGGTGTGGGGTTTGGActttggtttctaaaaaaaaactgatgCGCATGGGTGGAGTCCAAGTCGTGGGCACCATTATGTGCTAGTGGTACTCACAGGCGATGTATCTGTGGGATGTGGTCGGATTTGATAACATACATGAGTCaccttttttattctcaaaaaaaaaaaagaattagcttttttttagaaagaaaaaaaaaaagaattagctttttttagaaaaaaaaaaaagaattagcttgttgctataaaaaaaatttaattgaaaagttCACAAAAATAGTGTatctaaagatttttttttttttttttttttttgtgtggagagATAAGTGTATTTAAAGAAtgtaaagtttaaaaatatattttataaaaaatgttttaattaaATCCTCAGAATGGTATTATATGTAACAATAATTGCATACAAATTACAACATCTTTCTCATGTTGACTAGGGAAGACTTAGTTATTGCCAGAAAATAATTGATGCATTTTATGGATAAGATTTTAAAATCTGAAAagcatctctctctttttttttttttagaaagaaatttGAAAGGCATCTGACTCGAGAAAATCTTGTATGTATCGGAGTATATGCTTTGAAATTGACATGAAGATTTATTTTACCCTTGACCAACTCCTACCGAACCCAACCGTCGTTTcaatttatctaaaaataattaatgacaTTTTGGCTAATGGTCCCTTAATACACATTTTGTGATGTAGATGGACACAACATCGTTCATGCATTCACACCATCGCTAGGGATAGCTTGGAAGTAATAAATGCCAAAATTTGGGAGTCACATGACTTGGACACTAGTCAAAAGttcctattttaatttttaaacgaGTATAGTATGATATTACAGACATTCTAGCACTGTCAACATAAGATCtatgaccaaaaaaattatCGTATGCACCCAAATAAAAACGAATATATTAGGTGAGAAAgcattataaaattttagaagacAAAATCCATTTCATATTTCATAGTATACAATTATTTGATGTTGTGGACCTCATGATGGATCATTTATTATAATTCTATGCCATAAGTGTGGTGAACAGTaataatattgtatatatattgtaaCTGCCCTTCAATCAAAGACCATAGCATTTATATATGATTGTGGTGGGCCTATCAAAAGGATGTACCGATTAGTTGGTTGGATGAAATTATATTTGCAAATGGTGCTGAGTTTTAGGTCTTATCAAAAGAATGTTGTAATTAATAGCGTTATAGTTTAATTAGTATTTCTTCgtatttttttcttagaaaaaaaaaaatctctccgtatttttgtattttttgtatttttgataaaaatatgtaaagttTAAATTCATactccctatttttttttttttttgagaaagttcgTACCCctattataactattgaattaaaaaaaacaacaacaaaaacaaagtatAAATAGAAGGGTCTAAATATAGAAACGATTAAATTTTCACACGATAGTGGATTGGCTCACTCAGCTTGGCAAAAGATGCAAGAATTGTCTTTTACATATGACAAAGCCAAAAGAGTTTGAGGAGGATGCCCATCCTCCCAACAAAAGATTACACTCAACAAATTTCAGCCCTCACTCAAAGAATCATGCTGTCCTCCAAAATAGGATTACATAGTTACTcccaaatattttgaatttaaaactttCCACTTTTTAATATCCTAATCGCTTCACCATGAATTTCGATGTTTCAAACTTTTAAAACTTATTAGCTTAAACATTAATAATTGGCAGCTTATTGATTCATAGGGATGACCGGTTTTTATTAGCTTAAACATTAATAATTGGCAACTTATCGATTCATAGGGATGAccattttaaaacttattagCTTAAACATTAATAATTGACAACTTATTGATTCATTGGGATGACCATACTCAATTGATGGATGGCCATCTATCCCAACCCAGTCCAATGGGGCATATTTTAAGGGATGGAGATGGGGGAAGGTTTCTTCAAGTTAGGTGCTAGTATCCTCTATGAGCGAATGTTAATCGTAATAGCTAATTCTAAGAGTAAACTAAAGCCACCAATTATTGTAACCCGAGACAAAGCTTTTCACATAAGAGAAAGAGCTTTCCACATATGAGACTAGTTCGAAGTTAGtctcatagttttttttttcatttaaagagAGAGCTTTCCACATATCAATATCATTGTATGCAATTAATCTATTTCTTATTGAGTTGAGAtatttatttggtaattttagttataatatattttgaaaattagttttttttttcttccttcgagaaggtttaaattatttattgaattacttaattaacaatttaacatcACGCTAGATTGTGATCTAACAATGAAAACTTAATGTTTACATCTTTTCTCTCTTGGGTGGGATCATATCAACACTATTGCTCCGGATCCCATCAAAACTCCACATTTAAGCGTGatttctcaacccaaaaaaaaaaaaaaacatttataaactGGCTTAGGTTTGAAATACTTTTCCAAACAATCATGATAAGTTTGGATTTAAAGCATAAAATGCTCGTGGAAGTTGATGACAAAAGGAAACCCCATAGTTCCTTTAGATGACTTTTTCAGGACTTTCAATAAGATCTGCCATTCTTTGTGGGTTGATTAAGGGGTTGCCTTTTTTATCAGGTCGTGGGAGATGAGCTTTGTTGCTATACTTTACAAAAAGATAGTTGATTTCTTGTTGTCTTTTAATGCCTTCCACTTTTTCTTTAGCTTGTTGGACTTTGGTGTGGAATCTACCACGAAGGTAAGTATCTCTGTTATTAATTAGTGGCTcccattgaattttttaaccaTTTAACAATGGCAGAGTTGGCTGCCTCTATGATAGCAAACAAAATAGAAAGTCCTTTCTTAATGTCTAAGTATATAGAGGAGCAGccactttgttttgttttgttgcgTTGAAAAGAAACTTTCCATTATGGATTGATGCACAATAATAAACAATTGGACCTTCTTTTCTTCCAACACTGCTTGTTACATCAGTATGAAAttaggctatatatatatattcccaacTTCATGTTGATAAACATTGGATTCGAGCTTAATGGTACCTCTCTTTTTGAAGGACTAGATTCCTGTTTAATTGAGGCCTAGAAAGTAAAGTAATTTCGAGTGGTGGTACCAACTACCAACTACcaagagtaatttttttttttttggctgaatcaACTACCAAGAGTAATTATACAGATCTTATAATAATTCACTTATCGTACTTTGACAATCAGCATTCATTTAATGTTCCGTACGATCTTAATTTTGAGTTTTCAATAGGAAGAAACGTTTACCAAATTGGATTTGTTTTGGGCTGAACTAGCACCGGTTATATTGAATCTGGTCCAATATGCAGTCCAAGTATACTTTTTGCACTTGAAATAAAACTGGACTGCCATGAGATCCCCTCAGCAAGCTATCTTGCAACGTTCTCCATTTTCTCAGTCTATAATTTGGGGGTATACCGTGTACATATCACAGTAATTTATTATGGCAGCTTGGTCTAAGCTAATTCCAGCCCAACTAAAGTGAATTCAGTTTCAGTGTCAAAAGCCCAGAGGGTACCCTGGCATTAATGTTCaaaatcaatatcaatttcattCAGTGAATGAAATATAtcagtatttttgtttttggatacCAAAGCAGGCTGAATTACAACCAGAATTAGTACATCAAAAGTATcgaaacatttttattttaaaattaaacattatAGAATATCAACCTATAGTGTTTGCTCAatgataattgctctttatcagGTTAAGACACTAACTGATTTTTGATATAGGCAAAGTTTGAACCTATTCTCTTActcaataacaaattttattagcCGAGCTAACTAGACATTCTATTATCCTACAGCAGTGGCCAAAATCTCCAGTGCTCTCCATCTCCAACACCAGACCTAGTAGCTGTAGTAAGCAATCCACGAGCTGCTAGTTGGGCCAGTAGGTGACAACAGTCTGTAGAATTACTATGTTGATTAATTAAgttgagtttggttcagctttttgtttcttaacttttttaaaaagtgggttttcaaaaagtgcaatatgaaaaagtttttttttttttaactgagtATTTGgtaaaagctattaaaaaatgttttttgaaaaaactgagtgtttagCTAGTACTTATAAAAGTGACAGTTTGATgggtaaattaccaaaaagaacaatgtatatataagggagtttatttcatacttaaatcaatattgtgaaattatttttttctcaccactattagctaataataatctaccatttaagatttattgtgaaagtattgtgaaaatattgtgataatttatactgattttaatttgaacgtactattacaattatttttttctctttctaaacaatttttttttcaccaatattaactaataataacctaccacttaatatttattgtgaaaatattataacagtatttctcaattttaatttcttattttttattttatgtttcccttaatttttttttatccatatttccttcttcttttttcccctctttttttctcctccacagacgtacccttactttttttttctttatttccttctttcctctttttcccttccacttcctccacacacgtgcccttacttttttttttctttacttctttcGTCTTTTTCCCTAGTTTTCACACTCCAGAACGTTCCAGTGTTCCACAAAGTCTCCGCCCCTCTCTCATCCCTCAAAGTCTCTacatctctttttttgtttttttgacaGTTCGAAAACTACaaggaagatgatgatgatgatgaagatgattgagttatgggtttgtatttgattttgattttgggtttgggttttgggttttcagttaatggtttaattttgagttgattttttgtggattttgggtttgattttgagttgattttgttttgggttgattttgagttgggtttgggatgggttttccaATGGGGTTTGAgtttattttaagttgttttgtgttgattttgagttattttttgtttgattttgttgattttgtgtttggattatcaAATGTTGAAATGTGTTTTGTTGATTGTGGTGGTAGACTGGTGATAGTTGGGTGGTGCTGTGTTTGTAGCAGCACAGAGACGGTAaagcagagagatgagatgagaggaattgaagggtaatttggtaattgccCGAAGAGTCCAACGAATAGTTGAGAACGCGCATGgactttttctaaaattgaCCTCTAGAGCTCCATAATGGCTTGCGCGTTCTCAGCCTTGGCCCAAAACgtaactttttccaaaaagttgcgttttatgCTGAACCAAATGGGCTTTCCACTCTAGCTTTCTTCAAAATGGGCTTTTTGGGTCCAAAACGTTGAAACAAATGGGCACTTAACACTACACAAGATGGATCTGTACAATTAACCTCAACAGTTATGCTTTagatttagaaaattttcaaaaatggtGCAATAAACTCATATCAAACACAAGTGCCAACACTGGACTGAAATGGTTAAGAATTGAAACTCATCAAAATAGATTAGAAGTGCCAAAATAGaccaaaaatgaacaaaatggaGCAAATGAAAGAGGtggaataaaaccaataacTTAAGTTTCTGTTTAGATAAcgcttattattgaaaattaaaaacactataacaaaatcaatatatatatatatatatatatataaaagtagagaccTCATATGAGAAAATATGAGGTTTTACCAAGTGACACATTGTATAAAATCCTTCTCATTTAGGTTTTCATCTCatttaaatttagcatttatgtcAACCTATTAAGTAATGGCAAATGTATTTATTTCAATGTATTAATAATGGATTTAAAAAGTCATAGGAAATGtaggaataaaattcaaagaatttgtatacatttataactttacatgctttgaattgatacgaatgaatttaaaaagtcatgaaaaatgtaggaataaaattaaaagaatttatatacatttataactttacATGCTTTGAATTGATACGAATGGATTTAGAAAGTCATAAGAAAGGTAGAAatcaaaaa
The DNA window shown above is from Quercus lobata isolate SW786 chromosome 7, ValleyOak3.0 Primary Assembly, whole genome shotgun sequence and carries:
- the LOC115953907 gene encoding probable LRR receptor-like serine/threonine-protein kinase At1g67720 isoform X1, giving the protein MEIKPLQLSFFFFFILLLLDASRAQMPGFVSFDCGGKENFTDEIGLEWTPDIKLIYGETAGISVANETRRQYRTLRHFPADSRKYCYTLNVISRSRYLLRATFLYGNFDNNNVYPKFDISVGATYWSTIVISDASTIEVRELIFLALSPTISVCLSNATTGQPFISTLELRQFNGSIYYTDYEELYYLSVSARINFGADSEAQVRYPDDPFDRIWESDSLKKANYLVDVAAGTEKVSTRKPIYVNSKEVPPQKVMQTAVEGTNGSLTYRLNLDGFPGFGWAVTYFAEIEDLDPDETRKFRLVLPGNADVSKPVVNIEENAQGKYRLYEPGFTNLSLPFVLSFRFGKTSDSKRGPLLNAMEINKYLEKNDGSLDGASIAKIVSYYSSSDWAQEGGDPCLPVPWSWVQCNSDPQPKIDKITLSGKNLTGNIPSDFAKLTGLVELWLDNNSLSGPIPDFTGCIDLKIIHLENNQLTGELPSSLMNLPNLRELYVQNNMLSGTMPSGLLNKNLILNYSGNINLRKGSKSGSHMNIIIGSSVGAGVLLIATIASCLFMSKGKKRYFEQGMKLEKSSHLSYFKKKLQLVQQTYFDFVIDQLDHSSPVQRLASSKSKAHTEAACCFTFSEIEDSTRKFEKKIGSGGFGVVYYGKMKDGKEIAVKVLTSNSFQGKREFSNEVTLLSRIHHRNLVQFLGYCQEGERCMLVYEFMHNGTLKEHLYGHKSINWFKRLQIAEDAAKGIEYLHTGCVPAIIHRDLKSSNILLDKHMRAKVSDFGLSKLAVDGASHVSSIVRGTVGYLDPEYYISQQLTDKSDVYSFGVILLELISGHEAISNESFGVNCRNIVQWAKLHIESGDIQGIIDPSLHEEFDIQSMWKIAEKALMCVQPHGHMRPSISEVLKEIQDAITIEREAAVAAREGNSDVSRTSIHSSLNQGSMDLGGTDNCLSFDESIARPAAR
- the LOC115953907 gene encoding probable LRR receptor-like serine/threonine-protein kinase At1g67720 isoform X2, which translates into the protein MEIKPLQLSFFFFFILLLLDASRAQMPGFVSFDCGGKENFTDEIGLEWTPDIKLIYGETAGISVANETRRQYRTLRHFPADSRKYCYTLNVISRSRYLLRATFLYGNFDNNNVYPKFDISVGATYWSTIVISDASTIEVRELIFLALSPTISVCLSNATTGQPFISTLELRQFNGSIYYTDYEELYYLSVSARINFGADSEAQVRYPDDPFDRIWESDSLKKANYLVDVAAGTEKVSTRKPIYVNSKEVPPQKVMQTAVEGTNGSLTYRLNLDGFPGFGWAVTYFAEIEDLDPDETRKFRLVLPGNADVSKPVVNIEENAQGKYRLYEPGFTNLSLPFVLSFRFGKTSDSKRGPLLNAMEINKYLEKNDGSLDGASIAKIVSYYSSSDWAQEGGDPCLPVPWSWVQCNSDPQPKIDKITLSGKNLTGNIPSDFAKLTGLVELWLDNNSLSGPIPDFTGCIDLKIIHLENNQLTGELPSSLMNLPNLRELYVQNNMLSGTMPSGLLNKNLILNYSGNINLRKGSKSGSHMNIIIGSSVGAGVLLIATIASCLFMSKGKKRYFEQDQLDHSSPVQRLASSKSKAHTEAACCFTFSEIEDSTRKFEKKIGSGGFGVVYYGKMKDGKEIAVKVLTSNSFQGKREFSNEVTLLSRIHHRNLVQFLGYCQEGERCMLVYEFMHNGTLKEHLYGHKSINWFKRLQIAEDAAKGIEYLHTGCVPAIIHRDLKSSNILLDKHMRAKVSDFGLSKLAVDGASHVSSIVRGTVGYLDPEYYISQQLTDKSDVYSFGVILLELISGHEAISNESFGVNCRNIVQWAKLHIESGDIQGIIDPSLHEEFDIQSMWKIAEKALMCVQPHGHMRPSISEVLKEIQDAITIEREAAVAAREGNSDVSRTSIHSSLNQGSMDLGGTDNCLSFDESIARPAAR
- the LOC115953907 gene encoding probable LRR receptor-like serine/threonine-protein kinase At1g67720 isoform X3; translated protein: MEIKPLQLSFFFFFILLLLDASRAQMPGFVSFDCGGKENFTDEIGLEWTPDIKLIYGETAGISVANETRRQYRTLRHFPADSRKYCYTLNVISRSRYLLRATFLYGNFDNNNVYPKFDISVGATYWSTIVISDASTIEVRELIFLALSPTISVCLSNATTGQPFISTLELRQFNGSIYYTDYEELYYLSVSARINFGADSEAQVRYPDDPFDRIWESDSLKKANYLVDVAAGTEKVSTRKPIYVNSKEVPPQKVMQTAVEGTNGSLTYRLNLDGFPGFGWAVTYFAEIEDLDPDETRKFRLVLPGNADVSKPVVNIEENAQGKYRLYEPGFTNLSLPFVLSFRFGKTSDSKRGPLLNAMEINKYLEKNDGSLDGASIAKIVSYYSSSDWAQEGGDPCLPVPWSWVQCNSDPQPKIDKITLSGKNLTGNIPSDFAKLTGLVELWLDNNSLSGPIPDFTGCIDLKIIHLENNQLTGELPSSLMNLPNLREFYSGNINLRKGSKSGSHMNIIIGSSVGAGVLLIATIASCLFMSKGKKRYFEQDQLDHSSPVQRLASSKSKAHTEAACCFTFSEIEDSTRKFEKKIGSGGFGVVYYGKMKDGKEIAVKVLTSNSFQGKREFSNEVTLLSRIHHRNLVQFLGYCQEGERCMLVYEFMHNGTLKEHLYGHKSINWFKRLQIAEDAAKGIEYLHTGCVPAIIHRDLKSSNILLDKHMRAKVSDFGLSKLAVDGASHVSSIVRGTVGYLDPEYYISQQLTDKSDVYSFGVILLELISGHEAISNESFGVNCRNIVQWAKLHIESGDIQGIIDPSLHEEFDIQSMWKIAEKALMCVQPHGHMRPSISEVLKEIQDAITIEREAAVAAREGNSDVSRTSIHSSLNQGSMDLGGTDNCLSFDESIARPAAR